AAATGACAGAGCAATAGCGCAAGACTTAGTTTCTGACACTTTTCTAGCTGGTCTAAAAAGTATGAAAAACTTTAAAGGAGAAGCTAGTGAGCGTACTTGGCTAGTATCTATTTTAAAAAGAAAAGTCATTGACCATTACCGTAAATCTAATTCTAATAAAGGTAAAGCTGAAGTTAGAATGTCTTACAATTCTGATAGCGAAACAGAAGGTGATTGGTTAGAAGAGCGCGTTGCAGATCCTTTTGATAAAACTGCAGAAGACCAAATTGAAAATACTGAATTAGCCAGCGCAATTGATGATTGCCTGTCTAAATTACCAAAAAAACAAGCTCAAATATTTGAAATGAAAACCATTTTAAATTATGAAACCGAAACAATTTGTAATGAATTAGAAATAACTGCGTCTAATCTTTGGGTAATAATCCACAGAGCAAGAACTGCTATGGCAGGTTGTTTAGAAAAAAATTGGTTTTAATTATGTTTATGAAAAAATTTATGATTTCTTGTGAGGAATCAGGACATATCTGCGATAAAGCTCAGTATCACGAAGCTACTATTTTAGAAAAAGTGAAGTTTAAATTTCACACATTTATGTGTGCGGTTTGCAGACAGCACTCTAAAAACAATACTAAGTTAACGCATTTAATAAATAGCATAAAAGGAAACCAATTATCGGTAACCGAAAAAAAAGAACTTAAATCTTCTTTTGACAAAGAATTACAGAAGCATCAGTAACATCCAAAATATAGGTAGGGCTTCTACCCAAAACGATGTATAATAGGTGTTTCTATTTTGATTAGCAAAATAGATAAACAAGCACAAACTTACACTTACAATACCTTGCTGTAGCACTCCCAAAACAGAGATACTGTCCTTAAAAAATTCTGAAAAATAGAAAATTAAAACAAAAGCAAAACCTAATAACTTAGTGCGTTTTACGCCTATTTTTTGTGGTATGGTAGCCAACTTTAAACTATCATAGCTTAAATCTCTTATTTCAAAAGGCAGCATTAGTGCTATAACCAAAATAAAATTTTGACAAATTGTAATAATAGCATCTTGATTAAATACTCCATTGTTATCTAATAGTGGTAAGACTACCGTAACACCACTCCAAACCAAAGCAATAACATACACCTTTAAACCACTAATATCCCTTAAGTTTTGTTGCGTATCTAAATACCATTTTTTTGGTAAAAAAGGTATGGCGTATAAAAATGTAACAACACCAAAACCTAGAATTAACAAGACAGTGTTTTGTTGTAATTGCAACCCAAAATACAACATCAAACTAAAGCATATAAAAGAGAACAGTTGTATAACTTTTAACCAATTAGCCAAACTACGATGGTGCCATTTAGCAATACCAAAATATTTTACAAAATTATAACCTGTTATAGTAGCAAAAAAATTAAAATAAAGGATGGTAGCGTCATAATTTATGTTCAACTTTTTTAAAGTAATCCAACTTAACGCATAGACTGCTAAAGCAACATGAATGCTACTATTTATGTAAAAATCTAAAAGCTGTTTTAGGACCTTCATTAGACAAAAATAATTAATCTGTTAATAAAGCAGCCGATTAGTTGAAAACTTTCAATTTTTAACAAAATTTTACTATTAGTTTTCGTTAATTTTGCAAACATTAAAAAACAACTATATTTTTTCTCAAACCTTGTAAAAAAGGTTAATAACAACACAACACAAATGAACACAAACGCATTCGCATTACGTCACATTGGTCCAAGAGAAAATGATCAAAAACTAATGCTTCAAACAGTAAACGCAGATACCATTGAACAATTAATATCTGAGACTGTTCCTGCTCCAATTCGTCTTGAAAAAGACTTACAGCTAGATGAAGCTATGACAGAATATGAGTATTCAAATCATATTAATAACCTGTCTAAACTTAACAAAACTTACAAAACCTATATTGGTTTAGGATACCATCCAACTATTCTACCTGCTGTTATACAACGTAACATACTAGAAAATCCAGGTTGGTATACAGCTTACACGCCTTACCAAGCCGAGATTGCTCAAGGTCGTTTAGAAGCATTACTAAATTTCCAAACTATGGTTACTGACCTAACAGGAATGGAATTAGCAAATGCATCTTTATTAGACGAAAGCACTGCTGCTGCAGAAGCAATGAGCTTGCTATTTGCTGTTAGAGAACGTGATCAGAAAAAAGCTGGAGTTTCTAAATTTTTTGTTAGCAATACTATTTTACCTCAAACCCTATCTTTATTACAAACACGTGCTACTCCAATTGGTGTAGAGTTAGTAATAGGTGATGAAACTACGTTTGATTTTTCTACAGAC
The genomic region above belongs to Olleya sp. Hel_I_94 and contains:
- a CDS encoding sigma-70 family RNA polymerase sigma factor, producing MSDHTINPNKWIDLYSDYLFNYTITRVNDRAIAQDLVSDTFLAGLKSMKNFKGEASERTWLVSILKRKVIDHYRKSNSNKGKAEVRMSYNSDSETEGDWLEERVADPFDKTAEDQIENTELASAIDDCLSKLPKKQAQIFEMKTILNYETETICNELEITASNLWVIIHRARTAMAGCLEKNWF